A portion of the Algimonas porphyrae genome contains these proteins:
- a CDS encoding zinc ribbon domain-containing protein YjdM, giving the protein MTDTPPCPECGSDYVYADGPLLICPECAHEWAAADSAPANDLGKVYRDANGNALEDGDTVTLIKDLKVKGTSKTVKVGTKVRINRLVDEDHDIDCKIVGIGPMKLKTEFVKKG; this is encoded by the coding sequence ATGACCGACACACCGCCCTGCCCGGAATGCGGCTCAGACTATGTCTATGCCGACGGCCCGCTCCTGATCTGTCCCGAATGCGCCCATGAATGGGCCGCAGCCGACAGCGCGCCTGCCAATGACCTTGGAAAAGTCTATCGCGATGCCAATGGCAATGCGCTGGAGGACGGCGACACTGTCACGCTGATCAAGGACCTGAAGGTCAAGGGCACCAGCAAGACGGTGAAGGTCGGCACGAAGGTGCGGATCAACCGGCTCGTCGATGAAGACCACGACATCGACTGCAAGATCGTCGGCATCGGCCCGATGAAGTTGAAGACGGAGTTCGTGAAGAAAGGCTGA